The DNA window AAGGTCTGGGGTGGAAATGTGTCCAATGACGACCCACTCGTTCCAGTTTTGAAGACGTCACTCTATCCCAATCCCGTGCGGCAGAATGGTTTATTGTATCTTGACTCCCCCGCGAAAACGGTCGTTTCGGTTGTGTTTTACAATCTCAAGGGACAGAAAGTTCATGAAATGAGCATCCCCGCGGGAGAGAAGCAGATCTCATTGTCCGGTATGAAGTTGAGCGCGGGTGTTTATATTTATCGGCTCAGCTCGGGCAATGCGGTTCAAAGCGGAAAGATTGCGGTGATGAAATAGGATAGTTCGATAGACAGCAGGGCGACAAGTGCGTTTATAATGCTCCACTTCAAGTAGTTTACTAAGTTCTACTTCGATTACCTCATGGATGCTGAGCTGCAGCAGTTTCAGAAAATGCCACACTATTTTTATAAATAAGTCTTGACCTCATGCCAGCTTTCATTTCTTTGGTTTCCTATGCTTTTTAATAATTTGTGCGCATAGATAAAATATTGAATGCAAGGTGGATTGGTGCCAAACAAGAATAAGCAGGTGGTAATGCTTGAAAAAAAAGCAAAGAAAATTATAAGAGTGCCTTGCTTGCAGAACAGGGTGAGTGCTTAAACGCAGCTGTAAGCAGGCTGTGTTACACTTGCTTATTACTTGCTAAGAGGTGCGCTTATGAGCTTGGCTGGCTAACAGATCAAGATTTTACCGACTATAAAACTAACACACATGACCTCATAGAGGAAGGTTATATCCAGAGACAACTCGGGGATCCAAATCTAACATACGAAAATACTGTAAAGCTGAGATACCTTAAAACACTAAAACCTCACCGTGTCGCTGCCGATTATTCACACAATAAAGACTTTTCTTCACCAATGCTAAAAGAAGACTTTGATAGTTGCAAAAATATGGCAAAGCAATTTATCGAAGCGATACAGAATATACATAATTTAAACATCATATAAGGAGACTGTATATGGACGACTCTCATCTCATTAAGTTCGTGGGAGCTATGCAAAAGAAATACCCAAATGCCATTTTCAGATTTGAGTATGACGAAAAAGAAGCATCCTACCGTATATGGCATACTTACAATAAAGTATACGCTGATAACAAATTCTGTGAATATATGGGAAAATTGATAAAAGAGATTTTTATTCCTATCGGTTTCTTCAATTTCTATATTGATCTAAACACAGAGTTTATGAAGAAGATGAATAACGCCAAATCTTGGGCATACAACTCAACTAAACCCATTTCATCTTCATTTCAAGATGTGGAATCCTATACTTCTAATACGTCACCCTTTATGAATCGTGCAGGATGTAATAGAATAACAAATTCTAAATCCCCAGTTGATGTAGTAAGCCGTGAGGAGAGCAGGACTGCAGAAAGAGAAACTCCAATATATAGGATGGCTGCCTGATGGATACAACGAAACAACCTATGATCAAGACTGATGCTATAATGCTTATTGAGAGCAACTTTATCAGATATCCGGAGAACCCTAATATGATGGAGACGTCTTGTTCAGTTAAACTACGAGCATAATATCAATTCAGACAGTGTAGGCAATGGATTTCTCACTTTGCTTGTATCCGGGACATCCAAAGAAAACGGAAAAGTGATATTTGAAGCACGTGTCAGGTACTTGGGTGTTTTTATTTCTGACCCAGAAAACCAAAACTTACCACTTGAGGAATTCCTTCGTTTTCATGCTCCCGCACATATATACCCCTATGCCAGAGAATTTCTAACGACCCTGAGTACTCGCTCTGGCATGCCATCCATCATACTACCTCCGGTTAATATGTCCGCAGTCCTAAATGTGGATATGAAAGGAGTAGTTGAGGATAATTCAATAACGCCAACAGTTGATAATAATTAAGCCATAAAAAGGGCAAGGTAGATCCTTGCCCCTGGAGTTTAGGCGTTTTTCATTAAATTACACAGTATTTAGCTCCTAATCCGAGTTTAATTTCCAGCTTCTTCTGAAGTCCCGCGAGTTGTGCAACTCTTTTCTCATAAGCCAAAGCTCACAAGAATTATGCCAATCTCTTAAATGAGATACTTGTTTTCCGGAGAGCCGTTGGAGGGGAACCGGACGTACTGTTTGGGGGGAGGGAGCCAGTAATGGAAACTTCCCCTACCCCTATCAATGGGGTGGGGAATTCCGATTCCCCACAGCTTAACAAACCATAGCCGAATCGGAATTCGGCATCCCAATCGGCACAAATACGCCTTTTATGATATTGAACTCTTTTTTTCCCCCTCTATACTCGTAGTCATTCCCCATGTGCAACGTTCTTCTCACATTAGTGGAAAAATAGCAATTGCCGGAAACATTGAGCCCCAGCTTGGCGCCTAAAAAATCCGTTTCTTCCCCCTTAGCATTACGGAATCAATACGGACTCATTACGGACTAAGTCCGTATTGACTCCGTAATGCTAAGGAGGTAGCGCAGCATGCCGATGCTGCGGATGGGATCAGTTTCGACAATTTCCTTTCCTCCCCGGGAAGATTTAGATTGACATATATCCCCTCTTGGAAAAGATAACTGTCGAAGCTTAGTCAATTATGATATCAAGGAGTTACAATATGAATTACTTTCTAACCGAAGACCAGCTTGAGATGCAGGAAGTCGCACGCAGGATAGCTGTTGAAAAGATGAAACCTGTTTCTGAGAAATATGACGCAGAGGGAATCTTCCCTTGGGACATCGTTGAAGTGATGCGCCAGAGCGATCTGTTTGCCATTATGATACCTGAAGAATATGGCGGAATCAGCGGCAGTGTCGTTGATCTCACGATTGTGACGGAAGAGCTTTGCGCAGTCGATGCCGGCATTGCACTTGCTTTTGGAGCCACCGGTCTGGGCATGTATCCGATACTCATATCCGGTACCGAAGAGCAAAAGAAAAAGTATCTGGAACCCATCGCCGCGGGAGAAAAGCTTGCCGCTTTCGCACTCACGGAAGCCAATGCCGGATCCGATGCCAGCGCCATCGAAACCACCGCCCGCAAAGAAGGAAACACCTATGTCCTCAACGGCACCAAACAGTGGATCACAAACGGCGGCGAAGCCGAGATCTATACCGTTTTTGCGATGACGGACAAGACCAAGGGTCCGCGTGGTTGCTCCTGCTTCGTAGTGGAAAAGGGCACTCCCGGATTCAGCTTTGGTAAAAAGGAAAACAAGATGGGGATTCGTTCTTCCGCCACCTGTGAATTGATCTTTGAAGATTGCGTGGTCCCGCAAGAAAATCTCATCGGTCGCGAAGGCACCGGATTCATCACCGCGATGAAGGTTTTTGACAAATCCCGTCCGATGGTGGGAGCCCAAGCTGTGGGTATCGCACGCGGGGCTCTCGAAGCCTCGATCAAGTATTCCAAAGAGCGTCATCAATTTGGCAAACCGATATCTTCTTTTCAAGCGATCCAATTTATGCTTGCGGACATGGCGACGCAGATCGAAGCCGCCAGAGCCCTTGTGATGCAGACCGCGCGGATGGTGGACAGCGGTGCCAAGAACTATTCCAAGGAATCTGCGATGTGCAAATACTTTGCTTCGGATGTGGCGATGAAGGTCACCACCGACGCAGTGCAAATCCTTGGCGGATATGGCTATATGAAAGAGTACCCGGTGGAAAAGATGATGCGCGACGCCAAGATTTTGCAGATCTATGAAGGAACCAATCAGATCCAACGTTCCATCGTCGCCGCCAATCTGCTCAAAGAGTTTTGAGCTAAAAATGCACGACTGGGTTAAGGAATTCCCCGGGGCGATCACAACCTGCGATCGTGATGCCATCGTGAGGGAGATGAATGATAAAGCCACCTCCGTCTTTGTCAAAGATGGCGGCGAAAAGCTGATCGGACACTCGCTCTATGATTGTCACAATCCGCGTTCGATCGAGATCATCAAAAGCATGCTCGAAACCGGAGAGAACAACATCTATACGATCGAGAAAAACGGCAAAAAAAAACTGATCATTCAGCAACCTTATTACACAGAGGGCAAGGTCGCGGGCTTGGTAGAGCTATCCATAGAGCTACCCAGGGAGATACCGCATTATGTCCGTACCTGATTCGATACTCATGCACACTTGCTGTGCGCCGTGTTTGATCCTGCCCTATCATCAATTGAGGAAAGAAGGTGTCCAACTCGGCATTTTCTGGTATAACATCAATATTCACCCGTATATGGAATACAAGCACCGGCTGGATTCGCTCAAGGACTTCGCTGAGAGAGAAGTTTTTGAGATCATCATGCGTGATGAATACGGGCTTTTGGAGTTTATCCAAAACGCCGCTGTCGAGACCCCCGGGCGTTGTCGTTATTGTTATGACGCCAGGATGGATTTGACTGCCAAAACCGCGGTGGAATTGGGATACAAAGCCTTTTCCACCACCTTGCTCTATAGCAAGTTTCAAAACCATGATCTGCTTGTGGAGATCGCCAATGCCAAAGCGGAAAAGTATGGAGTTCAATTCTTCTATCGCGATTGGCGTGAGCTTTGGAGCGAGGGTGTGACGCTCTCCAAAATGGAGAACATGTACCGTCAGAAATACTGCGGTTGTATCTATAGCGAGCAGGACAGATTCTTGGGGAAAAAGAAAAAACATGAGCCGATATCGTGAAATCGATCTGAGTAACATCAAGGTCTCATCCGTCAAAGACCGCCACAGCAAAGTTGACAGCGCCGCTTTTGCCAGAATCGACGTAGCGGCGGGGCTTTGGGAATCCATGCCGGGTATTCTCAAAGCCGCTGAACTGAAAGAGTTTATCCAACGCACCAAGACAGCAGTCGCGAACAAGAAACCGATAATAATCGGCTTGGGCGGACACGTCATCAAGTGCGGCTTGGCGCCGTTATTGATAGAATTGATGGAATCCGGCGCGGTTTCTTGCGTCTGCGTCAACGGTTCGGTCACGATCCACGATTATGAAATCGCCTTTTGGGGAAAAACCTCGGAGGACGTGGCAGCCGGGCTGGCGGACGGGTCTTTTGGCATGGTCTTTGAGACCACTCACGGGATCAATTCTGCGATCACGCATGGCAGCAAAGCGGGTTTGGGCTATGGCGAAGTGCTTGGTAAAACGATCATGGAAAAAGCGCCGAACGCACATTTGTCATTACTGGGAAGCGCCTATCGACTGGGGATTCCGGTGACAGTGCACATCGCCATCGGTGCGGACATCGTGCATCAGACTCCTTGCGCGGATGGTAAAGCGATCGGGGATTGCAGTTTGAGAGATTTTCGCATCTTTTGTGAAGAAGTATCCAAGCTCGACGGTGGCGGAGTTTTCATCAATTTCGGCTCCGCGGTGATCATTCCGGAAGTGTTTTTGAAGGCGCTGACCGTGGCACGTAATATCCATGGCAAAGTTCAAGATTTCACCACCGCGGTGTTTGACATGAATATGCATTACCGGGCAATGGAGAATGTGGTCAAACGCCCGGTATTAAACGGCGGAAAGGGTTATTATTTCATCGGGCATCATGAGATCATGATTCCGCTGGTGCTGCGTGAATTGATGTAGAGCAGGACGCCGATCCTGCTGATTAACAGCAAACGGCACTGGTTCTGGATTCTGCCCCATCGATGCCGGACGGTGTTTTACTTGATTCCAAGGATGGATAACGCGTATGCCATTGTTGACGCCTGATATTTCAGAAATTGATTACGGTCTCCCGAACCGGTATGTCCCTCATCCATCAGCAGACGATAGATCACTTTTCTATTACCGGTGTTATTTAGACGCAGTTTTTGCGCCCATTTCAGACCTTCCCAATACCCCACCCGAGTGTCATGCCAGGCACAACTGATCAGAACATCCGGTAAGTTTGCCGGTTTCACGTTTTCGTAAGGACTGTAAGCGAGCATCGCTGTAAAATCACCCTCAATGGCGGGATTGCCCCATTCTTCGTATTCCTCGGCAGTCAGAGGAAGTGAATCATCCAACATGGTATTGATCACGTCCACGAAAGGCACATCGGCGATCAGCAGACGCATCGATTCCGGCGCGAGGTTTAGCACCGCAGCCACCAATAATCCACCCGCGCTGCCTCC is part of the Candidatus Cloacimonadaceae bacterium genome and encodes:
- a CDS encoding acyl-CoA dehydrogenase family protein — translated: MNYFLTEDQLEMQEVARRIAVEKMKPVSEKYDAEGIFPWDIVEVMRQSDLFAIMIPEEYGGISGSVVDLTIVTEELCAVDAGIALAFGATGLGMYPILISGTEEQKKKYLEPIAAGEKLAAFALTEANAGSDASAIETTARKEGNTYVLNGTKQWITNGGEAEIYTVFAMTDKTKGPRGCSCFVVEKGTPGFSFGKKENKMGIRSSATCELIFEDCVVPQENLIGREGTGFITAMKVFDKSRPMVGAQAVGIARGALEASIKYSKERHQFGKPISSFQAIQFMLADMATQIEAARALVMQTARMVDSGAKNYSKESAMCKYFASDVAMKVTTDAVQILGGYGYMKEYPVEKMMRDAKILQIYEGTNQIQRSIVAANLLKEF
- a CDS encoding epoxyqueuosine reductase QueH, whose translation is MSVPDSILMHTCCAPCLILPYHQLRKEGVQLGIFWYNINIHPYMEYKHRLDSLKDFAEREVFEIIMRDEYGLLEFIQNAAVETPGRCRYCYDARMDLTAKTAVELGYKAFSTTLLYSKFQNHDLLVEIANAKAEKYGVQFFYRDWRELWSEGVTLSKMENMYRQKYCGCIYSEQDRFLGKKKKHEPIS